The stretch of DNA TGTTTTTGAGTTTGCTTTTTAGCCTGGCTGTCTATCACTTTGCCGGTAATTTGCACACCAATTTGCAAAACTATCAGCACCGCGAAAACAGACACTATTCCTGATAGGGCCACCGATGTGGCCGCACCCCAGTCAACCATGCATACATAACCTCCCTTGCCAACTAAAGGGTTAAATGTATCAGATACCGTATCCCATCAAATTTTACCTGGTTCCTGCCGGGGTATAACATTAACCAATTAGTAAATAATTTTTTTAAATTTGGTGCCGGCTGCTTTTATATAACGGTTTTAAGATGCAGCAACCGGCACATATAGTTACGCAACCTTTGAAAAATCCATTATTGCACTGCTGTGCCGCCCGCCTGACATAACCGGCAAACAAGCCAACAGCTGCCCTGAAAAATTACATATTAATGTTGGAGAATTTACGCCAGGGTCTGGCCACCGATTTGTTCTCCAGCAGATCCAGTGAAGCACAGATTTTCTTTCTGGTTTCCGAAGGCAGAATGATGTCATCCACATAGCCCCTGGCCGCTGCGTGGTACGGGTTTTCATAAAGTTCGCTGTATTCCTTCATCCGCTGCGCCTTAACCTCTTCCGGATTTTCGGCATTTTTAATTTCCTTGGCAAAGATAACACTGGCGGCAGTTTCCGCACCCACAATGGTAAGTGTAGCTTCAGGCCAGG from Desulfoscipio gibsoniae DSM 7213 encodes:
- a CDS encoding OadG family transporter subunit → MVDWGAATSVALSGIVSVFAVLIVLQIGVQITGKVIDSQAKKQTQKQNS